One Chaetodon auriga isolate fChaAug3 chromosome 14, fChaAug3.hap1, whole genome shotgun sequence genomic window carries:
- the cdkn3 gene encoding cyclin-dependent kinase inhibitor 3, which yields MRTSEFDSSSEEEEVGEEQLTPFHISWLPLSIVECSQFLGICALPGCKYKDIRRSLDRDVEELQNQGVQEVFVFCTRGELNKYRVPSLLEVYQQRGFTVHHMPFPDGDAPELEQCCQILEELRVSLENNRRTVIHCYGGLGRSALIAACLLLQLSVTLTANKVIEILREHRGGGAIQTVKQYNFLHEFRERYTAYQESREALTERSVSR from the exons ATGAGGACGAGTGAGTTTGACTCCTcatctgaagaggaggaggtcgGAGAGGAGCAGCTGACTCCCTTCCACATCTCCTG GTTACCTCTGTCCATAGTGGAGTGCTCACAGTTTCTTGGGATATGTGCGCTACCAG GTTGCAAATACAAAGACATCCGCAGGAGTCTGGACAGAGACGTTG AGGAGCTCCAGAACCAGGGGGTGCAGgaggtgtttgttttctgcaccAGAGGAGAACTGAACAAGTACAGAGTTCCCTCCCTGCTGGAGGTCTACCAGCAGCGAGGCTTCACAGTCCACCACATGCCCTTCCCAGACGGAGACGCTCCTGAGCTGGAGCAGTGCTGCCAGATCCTCGAGGAGCTGCGGGTCAGCCTCGAGAACAACAGGAGGACTGTGATCCA ctgctaCGGAGGCCTGGGACGCTCTGCATTAA TCGCTGCCTGTTTGCTGCTTCAGCTCTCTGTAACGCTGACGGCAAACAAAGTCATTGAAATCCTCagggagcacagaggaggaggagcgatCCAAACAGTGAAG CAATACAACTTCCTCCACGAGTTTCGGGAGCGGTACACGGCGTAccaagagagcagagaggcgCTGACAGAGCGCTCGGTGTCTCGATGA
- the cnih1 gene encoding protein cornichon homolog 1 isoform X2: MAFTFAAFCYMLALLLTAALIFFAIWHIIAFDELKTDYKNPIDQCNTLNPLVLPEYLIHFFFCVMFFCAAEWLTLCLNLPLLAYHVWRYMSRPVMSCPGLYDPTTIMNADILAFCQKEGWCKLAFYLLSFFYYLYGMIYVLVSS; this comes from the exons ATGGCGTTCACATTCGCGGCCTTTTGTTATATGCTCGCTCTGCTGCTCACGGCGGCGCTTATCTTCTTCGCTATCTGGCAT ATAATAGCATTTGATGAGCTGAAGACTGATTACAAGAATCCTATAGATCAGTGTAACACTTTAAATCCG CTGGTCCTCCCAGAGTATCTCatccacttcttcttctgcgtGATGTTCTTCTGTGCGGCCGAGTGGCTCACCCTCTGTCTCAACTTGCCGCTGCTGGCTTATCATGTCTGGAG GTATATGAGCAGACCTGTGATGAGCTGTCCGGGACTCTACGACCCAACAACCATCATGAATGCTGACATCCTGGCGTTCTGTCAAAAAGAAGGCTGGTGCAAACTGGCTTTCTACCTCCTGTCATTCTTCTACTATCTCTACGG GATGATTTATGTTCTGGTGAGCTCTTAA
- the cnih1 gene encoding protein cornichon homolog 1 isoform X1 has translation MAFTFAAFCYMLALLLTAALIFFAIWHIIAFDELKTDYKNPIDQCNTLNPTVEKVKKIKRVKIALKLVLPEYLIHFFFCVMFFCAAEWLTLCLNLPLLAYHVWRYMSRPVMSCPGLYDPTTIMNADILAFCQKEGWCKLAFYLLSFFYYLYGMIYVLVSS, from the exons ATGGCGTTCACATTCGCGGCCTTTTGTTATATGCTCGCTCTGCTGCTCACGGCGGCGCTTATCTTCTTCGCTATCTGGCAT ATAATAGCATTTGATGAGCTGAAGACTGATTACAAGAATCCTATAGATCAGTGTAACACTTTAAATCCG ACAGTTGAAAAGgtcaaaaagataaaaagagtCAAAATTGCATTAAAG CTGGTCCTCCCAGAGTATCTCatccacttcttcttctgcgtGATGTTCTTCTGTGCGGCCGAGTGGCTCACCCTCTGTCTCAACTTGCCGCTGCTGGCTTATCATGTCTGGAG GTATATGAGCAGACCTGTGATGAGCTGTCCGGGACTCTACGACCCAACAACCATCATGAATGCTGACATCCTGGCGTTCTGTCAAAAAGAAGGCTGGTGCAAACTGGCTTTCTACCTCCTGTCATTCTTCTACTATCTCTACGG GATGATTTATGTTCTGGTGAGCTCTTAA